The segment CTTGCAAGATGGGAACTCCATGAATCAACCATTTTAGGGTCTTCAGATTCAACCATAACTCTCAGTAAAGGCTCTGTTCCACTTTCTCTTATTAAAACCCTTCCTCGGGAGCCCATCGCAACTTTTGCTTTATCCATTGCCTCTTGTAAGGCTTCTGATTCCTCCCAGTATTGATTCGAGGAGGAATTTTTAATTGGTACATTAATGAGCTTTTGTGGATAAGGTTTGAAACTCTGATTTAGCCATTCAAAAAGACGAAGATTAAGCCCATTACATATTGTCGCAAGTTGTATTGCAGTTAAAAGACCATCACCACAAAGACCATTCATTTTGGAAAGGATATGGCCTGACTGTTCCCCACCAAGTGTTGCATTAGTTTCTAACATTTTTTCTTGAACATATCTATCCCCCACAGGTGTTCTCTCAAGCTGCCCACCTTTGGCTAGCCATGCATTTTCCAAGCCAAGGTTCGACATAGATGTAGCTACAAGCCTTTGCTCAGGGAGTTGGTTTTGTTCTTTCAAAAATGATCCCCATAAATAAAGTATGTGATCTCCATCAATAACTCTTCCTTTCTCATCGACAGCTATTACACGATCAGCATCTCCATCAAATGCAAATCCCATTTGAGCATTCTCTGCTTTAACTGCTTCTTTAAGTGGACCTAGGTTGGTTGATCCGCATTTGACATTGATTTTTGCTCCATCTGAATGGCTATGAATTGTTTTTAAAGTTGCACCTAAGGATGTAAAGATCTTTTCTCCACATGAGGTTGCCGATCCCCAGCAAAGATCTAGAACAATAGAAACATCTTTAAGTGTTTTCCCATTCGCAGTTTCTAGAAGACTATTTGAATAGTGCTGAATTAGCTCATTTCGATAATGTATTGCTCCTATTTGTTCTAAAGGGTTTATTTCTTTGGTAAGGCCTTTTTCGATAAGGCGTTGTTCTTTCAAACTTATTTTTTGACCAGCACTATTAAAGATTTTTATTCCATTATCTTCTGGAGGATTATGACTGGCCGATACCATTAGCCCGCCAGAAGCCCCAAATTGTTTGATGAGGTGAGGGATGGCAGGGGTTGGGCATAAACCTACTTGCCACACTTCTCGCCCAGCTGCGGTTAGCCCTGCACTCAAAGCAGAGGTGATCATTGAACTGCTCTGCCGCGAATCCTGCCCAATAATGAATGGCCCTTCTCCTTCTATTACTAATCCACACCAAAACCCAATCTTTAGGACAAAATCTGGTGCTAACAATGAAGATGCTTTCCCGCGGATGCCATCTGTACCGAAGATTGGATTTTTGCTAGTAATAGGTCCAGTGCCAAAAGGATGCATTACATTGTTTGCTATTTTTATACCCAAAAGAGGTAAACCGCTCGAAAGGTTAGCTCAAATAGATCGCTTTTCCTAATAAAGTAGCTAAATATACCTGCAAGCTGATTTTTAAATCAATGCTTTTATGGAAAATAATCCCAGATCAGTTGAATTAGGCAAAGTACAAAAAATAGTTCTTTTAGTGGTTGCTTTATTACTTTCGGCATTCATTTTTGTTGTGAGAGGAGGGTTGTCCCCTTCTCAGCCTCTTGATCAGTTGGCTAGAAGATCTATTCCTCCTGACATTGCTTTATCGAATGGTAGACCTACCATTTTGGAATTTTATGCAGATTGGTGTGAAATATGCCAAAAAATGGCTCCTACAATGCTAGACCTTGAAACGAAGCTCGGGAATAAAATAGATTTTGTTTTATTGAATGTAGATAATGATCGATGGTTTTCTTTTGTAGATAAATACGAAGTAAATGGTGTCCCACAATTTAACTTTTTTGACGAAAGGGGTGAAATGCAAGGAGAATTTGTTGGATTCTTGGATCCCAACGAAATAAGCAAACTATCTCATGCACTTCTAAATGAAGTAGGATTTTCAAAAGAAGACCTTTCTCATAATCAAACTTCTGATAAAGAAAGCTTTTCGGAGTTAAATAGTGGGCCCGGATATAAGATTATAAATCCTAGAAGTCATGGATAAAAAACTTACCATTCAAGAGCTATAGCAACAGTTGGGAATTGTTTGCAAAATATTTTCTTACATTCATTAGCTATATCCATATGCTCTTTTTGAGTACCATGTCCTGATCTTAAATTTATATAATGAATCCAGGATCTGCAAGAACCACTCATATATATACGAGTTGGAGTGGCTAGTGGAAGAACAAATCTTGCACATTCTTTTGCTATTCCGGAGTTAAGCATTTCTCTATATAAAGAAATGCTTTCTTCGAAATTCTTTCTTATCTTTTGCTCAAAAGTATTTCTAACTTCTATTGATAAGTCAGGAATTGAGTTTTGTCTATTTTTTGTATCTTGCCTTCTTAATTCTGGTACTGGTATTTCGCCAAGTTGACTACTATCGGCATACCTTTGAGAGAATTCTTGAAAGGTAAAAGATCTATGCCTAAGAATCTGTGCTGCTATTCCTCTATTAGTTTCAATTTGAATAGTCATAAATGCTTGTTCAAATACACTCCAATGTTCATTTTTTATGCAGTATTTCAGCAATTTTGAGAAATCTTGATTGTCTTGATTCTTAGGATTGCTGACTCTGGCAATGTATGCCATGGTTTTTTCAGCATCTGGAGTGGCTGTAACCAGATGGGTTAATGGCATAGTTATATCTTTGCAAGCGTAACTTTTTCGGGTTGATTCTGATATTTACCCTTCCGATCACTATATGTCGTTTCACAAGGATCTCCTTCCAAAAATAATAATTGGCATATCCCTTCATTTGCATATATCCGACAATCAGCCCCTGAGCTATTGCTGAATTCAAGAGTGAGATGCCCCTCCCAACTTGCTTCAGCTGGTGTTGTATTTACTATGATTCCAAGCCTTGCATACGTACTTTTCCCTAAGCAAATTACAGTAATGTTAGGGGGTACTTTCATTCTTTCTAAAGCAACACCTAGTCCATAGGAGTGAGCTGGCAGAATAAAATATTCACCATCTGCATCTTGATTTAGCGGAGTTGATTCTAAATTTTTAGGATTGAATTTTTTGGGATTCATTACGGTCCCAGGCACATGGCGAAAGATTAAAAATTCCTTTGAAGAAAGTCTTAGGTCATATCCATAAGATGAGCATCCAAAACTCAAAACTGGTTGCTCTTGAGACTGAGGCTTCAGATGCCTGATTAGTTTGCTTTGAAAAGGCTTAAGCATGCCTGCTTTGGCTTGTTCACTTATCCAGCGATCGTTTTTAAGCATTATCTAGAGCACCTTAATTCAGTTACTTGATCAGCCATAGCAATGACGTTTTCAGGAATAAATGGACCTGTCAGAATTAAATCTATAGAGCGAGGTCTTTGTTCAAGAGTTTCTATTAGATCATCTTCTTTAATAAATCCTAACTTCATTGCTAGTCCAATCTCATCCAAAACAATTTTATTGACAGCTTCTTTTAGAAGATTTGCTTTGCATACTTCCCAGATTTCTTGAACTGCCATTTTGGATTTAACAAATTCATCTGACAAGTGATTTTGCCCACTGTGGCTCCTGCCAAGGTAGCAGTTTGTATTTGGCCTGAACCATTGCAATCTTCCACAGAGATTAATAGCTTTTTGAGGACCTTGACTTACTCCTCCTTTCAAAAACTGAGCTATTAATACTCGACTGCCAAGCCCTGCAGATCTCAGTGCTTCACTTAGTACAAGAGGAAAGCTACCGCTGTAACTTGCCATATGAACTTGAACTTGGCCTTGCGATTCAACAATTCTCAGCTTTGGTTTTGAATTTGCAGAAGATAGTGGATATAACTCACCACAAGGCTTCTCTGTTGAGGCACTGATGGGGCTAGGGGTTGCTGTCAAAAATCTGAAAAATTATCCCTTAAATCTAGCGCCATGATTCATCTTCACAATAAGTAGACACTATAGATAGTGTTGCAATGACGCTTTTATACCGTTTTTACTTGTCTTTTGAATATGTTTCAATGCTTCATTTATATGAAGGCGTAATGAGTTTTTGAAAACTAAAGCTAGAAAAAGTCATTATTGCTACAAGTCATTTCTTTAGCTGTCTTTAGCGTCTTTGTTATTGCTTTGCCAAAATGGCAACTGCTGAGATTGGCTTGAGCTGCTATTCAAACTATTTTTCTGGGGTGCAATCACAAAACCAACTTAATGAACAACCTCAAGCTAAGAAGAGCCTTCTGGATGTAATTCGGGCCCTTGATGGAGCAACTCCTGAGTTGGTTGAGCGTTCTAAAACAATCTTTTTTCCGGGGGATCCCGCTGAAAGGGTTTATTTGATTAGAAGAGGTGCTGTTCGTCTGACAAGAGTGTATGAATCAGGGGAAGAAATAACAGTAGCTTTGTTAAGAGAAAATAGTTTATTTGGAGTCCTTTCCCTGCTGACAGGACAGAGGTCTGATCGTTTTTATCATGCCGTAGCCTTCACGAGAGTTGAAATGGTTTCTGCACCCGCAGGTTCTGTTAGAAATGCTCTTGAGGGAGATAGCAGTGTTGGCTTGCTTCTACTTCAAGGCTTATCTAGCAGGGTTTTACAAACTGAAACCATGATTGAGACTCTTACTCATAGAGATATGTCTTCTAGATTGGTTAGTTTCCTTTTGGTTCTATGCAGGGATTTTGGAGTGGCTGGAGAGAAGGGAATAACGATTGACCTTAGATTGTCTCATCAGGCAATTGCTGAAGCGATAGGGTCTACTAGAGTAACTATTACTAGATTGCTTGGGGATTTGCGAAGCTTGGGACTTCTCCAGATAGATCGAAAAAAAATAACTGTTTTTGATCCAATAGCTCTTGCTAAACGATTTAATTAAACCAACCAACTCTAAGCATAATAAAATAATATTATCTTTCTTACAGGCTTGGTAGTTTTTTATTGTGACGGGTTGGCTATTAATTATTTTTTTGCTTGTGCTAGGGGGCGTACTTTCAACGCTTGGGGATTTTCTTGGGTCAAAAATCGGGAAAGCTCGTTTAAGTATATTCAAGCTGAGACCCAGAAGAACTGCTGTTTTAATAACAATTTTAACTGGTAGCTTTATTAGTTCAATCTCATTAATGCTGATGCTTTTAGTGGATAGACAATTAAGGGACGGCCTTTTTAGATTGAATGATATACAAGCGGAGTTGAAACAGAGCAGATTGGCTTTGCTACCTTTAAAAAAACAAAGAGAACTACTTGAACAAAGAATCAAAAAAGGCGAGAATGATTTGGTAAAACTTGAAAAAGATTTAATTGCTTTACGGCAAGGAGAGGTTGTTATTACTAGTGGTCAGTCTTTAGGTGCTTTTA is part of the Prochlorococcus marinus str. MIT 0919 genome and harbors:
- the glmM gene encoding phosphoglucosamine mutase; translation: MHPFGTGPITSKNPIFGTDGIRGKASSLLAPDFVLKIGFWCGLVIEGEGPFIIGQDSRQSSSMITSALSAGLTAAGREVWQVGLCPTPAIPHLIKQFGASGGLMVSASHNPPEDNGIKIFNSAGQKISLKEQRLIEKGLTKEINPLEQIGAIHYRNELIQHYSNSLLETANGKTLKDVSIVLDLCWGSATSCGEKIFTSLGATLKTIHSHSDGAKINVKCGSTNLGPLKEAVKAENAQMGFAFDGDADRVIAVDEKGRVIDGDHILYLWGSFLKEQNQLPEQRLVATSMSNLGLENAWLAKGGQLERTPVGDRYVQEKMLETNATLGGEQSGHILSKMNGLCGDGLLTAIQLATICNGLNLRLFEWLNQSFKPYPQKLINVPIKNSSSNQYWEESEALQEAMDKAKVAMGSRGRVLIRESGTEPLLRVMVESEDPKMVDSWSSHLASIALNDLNAA
- a CDS encoding thioredoxin domain-containing protein, with protein sequence MENNPRSVELGKVQKIVLLVVALLLSAFIFVVRGGLSPSQPLDQLARRSIPPDIALSNGRPTILEFYADWCEICQKMAPTMLDLETKLGNKIDFVLLNVDNDRWFSFVDKYEVNGVPQFNFFDERGEMQGEFVGFLDPNEISKLSHALLNEVGFSKEDLSHNQTSDKESFSELNSGPGYKIINPRSHG
- the thyX gene encoding FAD-dependent thymidylate synthase produces the protein MPLTHLVTATPDAEKTMAYIARVSNPKNQDNQDFSKLLKYCIKNEHWSVFEQAFMTIQIETNRGIAAQILRHRSFTFQEFSQRYADSSQLGEIPVPELRRQDTKNRQNSIPDLSIEVRNTFEQKIRKNFEESISLYREMLNSGIAKECARFVLPLATPTRIYMSGSCRSWIHYINLRSGHGTQKEHMDIANECKKIFCKQFPTVAIALEW
- the dcd gene encoding dCTP deaminase, whose product is MLKNDRWISEQAKAGMLKPFQSKLIRHLKPQSQEQPVLSFGCSSYGYDLRLSSKEFLIFRHVPGTVMNPKKFNPKNLESTPLNQDADGEYFILPAHSYGLGVALERMKVPPNITVICLGKSTYARLGIIVNTTPAEASWEGHLTLEFSNSSGADCRIYANEGICQLLFLEGDPCETTYSDRKGKYQNQPEKVTLAKI
- a CDS encoding cob(I)yrinic acid a,c-diamide adenosyltransferase; amino-acid sequence: MTATPSPISASTEKPCGELYPLSSANSKPKLRIVESQGQVQVHMASYSGSFPLVLSEALRSAGLGSRVLIAQFLKGGVSQGPQKAINLCGRLQWFRPNTNCYLGRSHSGQNHLSDEFVKSKMAVQEIWEVCKANLLKEAVNKIVLDEIGLAMKLGFIKEDDLIETLEQRPRSIDLILTGPFIPENVIAMADQVTELRCSR
- the ntcA gene encoding global nitrogen regulator NtcA, which produces MATAEIGLSCYSNYFSGVQSQNQLNEQPQAKKSLLDVIRALDGATPELVERSKTIFFPGDPAERVYLIRRGAVRLTRVYESGEEITVALLRENSLFGVLSLLTGQRSDRFYHAVAFTRVEMVSAPAGSVRNALEGDSSVGLLLLQGLSSRVLQTETMIETLTHRDMSSRLVSFLLVLCRDFGVAGEKGITIDLRLSHQAIAEAIGSTRVTITRLLGDLRSLGLLQIDRKKITVFDPIALAKRFN